TTTATTTCAGCCAAGTGAACCAACCACGTTTACCTTCTTTTTTTGCGTCTAATTGAGGTGTCGCTGGTTCTTTAGGTAATTTTGGATCTTGAGGACCATCAACTGGAGTATCTTCTATTTTTGGTTCAGATTGAGGCTGCGGATCTGTTGATAAACTGCTTTTCATTTCTAGCAACTTAGTTTGTGCAAAGTCTTGAATACTAGCATTCGCTTTGTCTAAACTTTTGCTAAGCTGATCAATTTGCTTTTGATAATTTTCAACCAACTGCTTGTGATGATCCACCTGCTGCTGCAGGTAGACATTTTTTAGTTTTTCCATCTCCAATTGATGTTTTAGCTGAACGTTTTCCTGTTCAGCCTCACTGTTCACTGGCGTCCAGTGAACATTGTTTCCATTTTGTTCAGTACGTTCAGTGCTTGGTGGGTTTCCAAACACCCGTAACATTTCAGTAGTATCGATTTTCTTGTCTGAATTTCTTGAAAGCTCGCCATCATCTATCTTTTTGTAGATTGTGGTTCTTGATACGCCCCATCTTTTCGATGCTTCTGATACCGATATGTTCATGGTATACCTAATGTTCAATCATGTTTTAAATGGTATGTTCAGTACGTCATGATACATGATTTTTAATATTAATATCTTTTGACCTTGTCTCCTACCTGAGGCGAATCAAAAGGAACAAGGTTTTTTGACGGCGTTTCTACAATTTCAGTTGCCATACCTAAAGCAGAACTCATTGCACTAAAAGGACTGGGGTTTCTACGAATTATCTTTCCAGACGTGTTTTCAAATCGGTTTGATTTGATAGTGGTCATTTTAGATTGTACATGAGTAGCTTCTGCTGTACCTCTCACTATCTCTAAATTACCAAGATTCTCCCCTGTCTCAGGATCTATGATTTCTTCAGGATCTATATAGTAAACTAGAAACTCATCTCCAACCTCTATGCCATCAATAGAACCCCTATTAATTACTAAGGTATGTTCGTTTAATTTCTGCACTACCAAAGCAGGAAACGGTCTACTCATAGCACTATCTAACATTTAAGTCTCCTTGGAATATAAAACTAGGCACAGTAGGCTTTATGACTAACTTCTCTAAAAAATCATGATGATTATTCATTATACCCTCTTTATATTTACTTAAATCATGGTCGTATACGATTAATACTTGAACCTTTTTATCATCCTGAACATTAATAACCTTGCCAATCGCTATTAACTCTTCGAATTCATTTGCTAATATATAGATAGAAACTATGCTGTCATTCGATAAAATTTCCGTAGGCTCTGTTACAAATAGAGCAATGGCCTCACCGTAATACTTTGGAGGCTTTCTAGCATTTATAACCTTAGGTCTTAACGGAGCACTATTTAAAGAATCTATGAGATCTTTATGTATATTATTGGCTATATGAAAGCCAAGATAGGCAACGACAAACAATGCAAAAACGATAAGTACGACATATTTTACAAGTATTGTTTCATTTGGAAGAATGTAATAGCTCAGTATACTGATAAATGCTGCAAATATGCTTAATGCAGCTATACTAACGTTTATCATACTGTCCAATATATAATAGCGAACAGATGTTCTTTTCATTAGAAGAGAGCCTCTTTTATAAATAGCATCTTGGTAATTATAGTGACTATATTAATGCGTATGGTTTTTTATTACGTTCGATACTTCTTATTATCACACTAATAGCACCTGACGAATGGCTATTGAATAGGAAAATCGGCTTGGTGAACGAACTATGAATTTTAATGAGATAATTAGTAATTACTTAATGAGCCGTCGATTGTTATTTGCACCTGTCGTGATTAGCAAAATCGGCTATCAGTATTTTTTTTGAACATTACCAAGAAATCTCTGAAAGCGATATATTTGGTGAGTTTGCATACATTGATGATATAGCAAAACTGACGTTTGATAATCTATTTATCCTAGATATCCCTTGGGATACACCTGATTATCTAACAGATGATGAAAAAGAGTACGGATCGATAGATATAATACTCCCGGAAAACTAGACCAAAAAATTGTAGCAAATAAGATAGAATAACCTTTAGAAAAAGAGGTCTATCTAATGACAAAAGTACGTAAGCGTCACAATGCTGAATTTAAAAGCAAAGTCGCCGTTGAAGCCATCAAAGAACACAAGACCCTCAACGAGTTAACCACAGAATATGGGGTTCATGCAACCCAAATCAGCAACTGGAAAAAGCAGGCTTTGGCAGTTATCCCTACTGCATTCAATACCAAACAGCAAGCCAACGAACAAGCCCAGCAAGCTATTATCGATGAACTACATAGGCAGCTAGGGCAAGTTATAAGCGAAAGAGACTGGCTTAAAAAAAAGTCCTTACAGCTACCCTGAGCACTCGTAAACAACTGCTAGAACCTGACAACAAGGATTTTAGTGTTCGTAAGCAATGTGAATTACTCAGTATCAACCGCTCAAGTCTGTACTATCAGCCAAAGCCCATCAGCGAGCTTGATATTACCCTGATGAACCTGCTTGACCAGCAGTACACCAAGACCCCATTTTATGGGGTTAAACGCATGACAGCGTATTTGAGGCAACTAGGCTATCAAGTGGGAGAAAAGCGAGTTAGGCGCTTACTACGGCAAATGGGGCTAGACGCTATTTATCAGCATCCTAACACGAGTAAGCCTAACTCTGAGCATCAAGTTTACCCGTACTTGCTTAGGCATGTACCGATTAGCCGTTGTAATCAAGTGTGGAGTACTGATATCACCTATATTCGCCTAGCCAAGGGCTTCGTATATTTGATGGCGGTGATAGATTGGTACAGTCGTTATGTTCTAGACTGGTCGCTATCTACCACGCTTGAGGCGGATTTCTGCGTGGATACGGTGAGCAGCTTATTGCACAATGGGTTACGCTGTGAGATTTTTAATACAGATCAAGGCTCTCAGTTTACCAGCCCAAGATTTACCAGACCGCTCATTGAGCAGGGTATTGCTATCAGTATGGATGGTCGCGGTAGGGCACTGGATAATATCTTTGTGGAAAGGCTTTGGCGGTCAGTGAAGTATGAATGCGTGTATTTGCGACAGTTTGAGACAGTCAGTCAGGCAAGAGCAGGTTTGAAAGAGTATTTCGAGTTTTACAATCATGAGCGTTTACATCAGTCGCTCGATTACCATACTCCTGCACAGGTTTATCTGGCTAACAATAGTTCGGATAATAAATCGTTTTATCAACCCAACTCTATCTTAATTTTATGATAATTTGGTCTAGACATTGGGGAGTACCTTAAGGTGTGGTTTTTCTTTGGTGAAAATAAGCGGTAATAAGCAACATAGCATAAAGTATTGCCCCCATCAGCCATAACAGACCATCCCAATAAGCGACGCTATAACTATAAATAAAGGCAAATAAAAGGGGACCAATGATCCCGGTAATATTGGTTAGGCTCACCAGAGTACCTTGTAATTTCCCTTGCGCATTATCATCGACAGATTTTGATAAATAACCTTGTAATGCGGGTTGCCCCATACCTCCTGCCGCTAAGCAAATTAATGCTGGTAAGATGACCCAAACGTGGCCTATCCACGCTAATAATAAACAGCCCATCATATCAATAGACATACTGATCATAATGGTGGTTTTTTCGCCCCATTTTTGTGCCAATTTCCCAGCGACAATCGCCTGAAAGAAAATATGTAATACACCCAGAACCGCCAAAGACATACCGATAGAAGTTGTGTTCCAATCAAAACGATATTGTGTAAACAGCACCCAGATGGTGGCAGGAATTTGCCCGATAAGCTGGATAATAAAATAGGTTGCTAACCAAAAGTAGAGGCTTTTCTTAAAAAAAACAGTGACTGTATTTGAGGCAGTTTGGTTTTCAGGTGTCCTATTGGCAACAAGCGCTTCTCTTTTTTGTGTTTCTCGGAAAAAGAGCAAAGAGAGTATTAATAATATCGAGTGTGAAATAGCGGCAAAAATAAATGGCATATGAGCACTGATATCACCTAATAATCCCCCTAGCATTGGGCCGATAATAAGGCCAACACCAAAAGCACCACCTAAGAAACCAAAATAGCGAGTTCGATTTTTAGCGGGAGTCACATCACTCATCGCTGATGCACATACGGCACCTGTTGCGCCTGTGATCCCCGCAATGATGCGCCCAATATAGAGCATCCAAAGTGTGGTTGAGAATGCCATTAAAAGATAGTCGAGTGCCGCGCCTAAAAGGGAAAACAGCAAGATGGGTTTTCTGCCGTATTTATCAGACAGTCGTCCTAGAATAGGAGCAAAAATAACCTGCATGGTAGCATAGAGCGCTAATAGCACACCGTAATGGGTTGCCAGTGAATTTTCACTGACAAATTCATTTAATAGAGTAGGGAGTACTGGCATGATAAGCCCGATACCAATGGCATCTAATACGGTGATCAGCAGTATAATAATAATTGATTTATTCATTGAGATCCTAAAAATCTATCAGTGATAGAGTGGGTGTAAAATATCTCTATCAGTGATAGATTGTCAAGGCTATTTTATTTTGAGGTAGGTAATGGCAAAGCTAGATAAAGAACAAGTTATTGATAATGCGTTGATTTTACTTAATGAAGTTGGTATTGAAGGATTAACAACGCGTAAGCTGGCGCAAAAAATAGGTGTGGAACAACCCACATTGTATTGGCATGTAAAAAATAAACGCGCTTTGTTAGATGCATTAGCAGAAACTATTTTGCAAAAGCACCATCATCATGTTTTGCCATTGCCGAATGAAACATGGCAGGACTTTTTGCGAAATAACGCGAAAAGCTTCCGCCAAGCCTTATTAATGTATCGTGATGGTGGCAAAATTCATGCGGGAACACGCCCCTCTGAAAGTCAATTTGAGACATCAGAACAGCAACTACAGTTTTTGTGTGATGCTGGGTTTAGTCTATCTCAAGCCGTGTATGCATTAAGCTCTATTGCGCATTTTACATTAGGCTCCGTACTGGAAACTCAAGAGCATCAAGAAAGCCAAAAAGAGCGTGAAAAAGTAGAGACGGATACTGTTGCCTATCCGCCATTATTAACCCAAGCCGTTGCAATTATGGATAGTGATAATGGTGATGCTGCATTTTTGTTTGTCCTTGATGTGATGATCTCTGGACTTGAAACAGTATTAAAGAGCGCTAAATAAATCTAAATTCGCTGACGCCCTTTTTGGCTAATTAGTTGCCCTTGTATGTCAGCGATACCAATGTGAGCAATACAACCTGCATTAAATTGTAAATAGTCATCTTCGATGCCATCAGAGAAAATTACGCCATTCTCTGGCATCAAAGATCCTAATTGCAGTGGTGAGTCAGGCTCAATAGTGCCAAAAGTCAGTGCAACACCTGTTGTTCTACTTGGAAATGGCTCTCTTACACTAAATTGTAGCTTTCGATCACTCCAGCTAAAGCCTTGTAATAGAGGGTGCGAAGCTTCTCCTGTAATTGCCATCGCACCAGCAAGAATAGATTGAAACCACCCCGTTGATCCCAATCCTGTTGATACAATAATGCCTGATGAAGATTGCACTTCTTCAGCGCCATTCCATTGCAAAATATACTGTGCGGAAGTGTGGCTTTTAGGGCCAATAAATAAGTCATTAACCGCTAATAAGGATTGACCATCATTGGTTGTTGCTTGTGCAAAAGTGACCGTTTTAAATGGCATTTTTTTATTAATGGTGTTAATAACTGTCTCTTTTAATTGCCCTATTTCAAAGGGTAATAATTTACCATCCCACCTTGATGGATCAGGATTTATGGCAATGATAGGCTGTCCATTAAGGTATTTCAGCGTATTGGCAACAAGCCCATCTTGACCAATCACCACCACAATATCGTGAGGTGAGAATTGATAGCTGGGTAATAAGCCTCTTTCTAAAAGTTGAAATCGTCCTAATGATTTTAAAATCAACTCAGCTTCTGTGAGTTGCTTTTGATATAAATTGTGTTCATTGAGATAATCCTTTACCTCAACATTGTTGTGTTCTAAATAGAATTTGGCTTGTGACCAGGTATTAAAGCGCTCAATTAATTCCTGTAAGCGGCTTTTTCTCATCACCAGCACAAAGCGAAAATCTTCGTTACGTTGCATTATTTACTGCCTTTTTTCATAAATTGGCTAAATAAATCAGGTGTGATATTCAACTCGCCGATTTTTCCTGAATTCAGTGCTAAGGTTTCAAATGCCATTGCCATTAATTGTTGTGAGTCCATTTTTGCTAATGCCATTGCTTTTAGGTTCTCAACTGGTAATTCACGATAAGCACGCATGGTAGCTTCAATAGCATAAGCATCCGCTTCTGATTGTGTTCGCTGATTTTCAGCACTTAATGCGACTAGTTCTTTGCGTTTTGCTTCCGCATTAACTTTGGCTTCAAGGCGTTCTTTTTCAATCTCAGCTTGTTCGCGTAGTAATGTACGTTCGTTTTCTAAACGTGCTTCTTCAATCTCTTGGCGTTTACGTTGAACAGATAAATCGGTTTCTAATTCAGCCTCTTTAATGGTGCGCTCTTGTTCTACTGAGAATTTACGACGAGCATAAATGGCATCGTCGGCTTCTTTCAGTAAGGATTCTCTCGCTTCAGCTTCTAGTGCTTTTAAGGTTTCTGGTGATGGTGTGATTGCCGCTATAGAGACATCTAAAATCGCAATACCTAATGCCTCTAATGATGGATGTTCAATTAATTGTTCCATCACTAAAGTCACTAATGATTGGCTAAGTAATAACGCTTCTCTAAGTGGTGTACTTTGGATCTTTGCTTGAATTAAGGTTTGTGCAATACGTACAACACGATCACTGAGTTTGAGCGGATCTTCAGAAGCATACGATTTGCCGTTTTTGCTCAAGTTAAAGTTGAGTACTTCTGCGGCTTTTTCGGGCGCTTTAACCTGAAATGAGATTTGCCCTTGAATACGTAAACCCTGAAAGTCCGAGGTTTGGAAATTAAAAATAAAAGGTGCTTCTTGAGCGTTTAAAGGCAATGCCGCAATGGAGGTTGTGGCGGAGTTATACCAAAAACTCAAGCCTTTACCTTGTTGGCGAACGCGACCATTGACGGATTTGATAATGAATGTTGATGAATCAGCTTTAGAGTAATTTAAATTAAACATAGTGTCTCTCCAGTTAGTGTCCTTGTGACATTAACTGAATTGTGTCCTATCGACACTATCTTTGTCAACTGATTTAGTGTCTTTATGACAAAATTTGATTTTTTGCTGTTTAGGCTTAAAATAGTTTCATCGTTTTTTAATAAAGCTTACGCCATGAATGAACAAGATTTTTTAGCCAGTTATAACCGTCGTGATTTCCTATCTCCACTGATCACCATTGATGCCGTACTGTTTACTTATCATGAAGAGCAGTTAAAAGTGTTGTTGGTGAAAAGAGGGGAGCATCCTGAAAAAGGAAAATGGGGCTTACCAGGTGGATTTATCGATGAAGTGCAAGACAAATGCCTTGAAGATACGGTGCTAAGAAAATTAAAAGAGAAAACGGGCGTGATCCCCCCTTATATAGAGCAACTCTGTTCAGTGGGAAATAGCCAGCGTGATGTAAGAGGTTGGTCGGTGACGGTTTGTTATACCGCGTTAATTGCACATCAAGCCTGTGAAGCGCATATAGATACCGTAGATTCGGTGATGTGGTGTCCTATTGATGAGATTGCACAACAA
The genomic region above belongs to Psychrobacter sanguinis and contains:
- a CDS encoding SPFH domain-containing protein, producing MFNLNYSKADSSTFIIKSVNGRVRQQGKGLSFWYNSATTSIAALPLNAQEAPFIFNFQTSDFQGLRIQGQISFQVKAPEKAAEVLNFNLSKNGKSYASEDPLKLSDRVVRIAQTLIQAKIQSTPLREALLLSQSLVTLVMEQLIEHPSLEALGIAILDVSIAAITPSPETLKALEAEARESLLKEADDAIYARRKFSVEQERTIKEAELETDLSVQRKRQEIEEARLENERTLLREQAEIEKERLEAKVNAEAKRKELVALSAENQRTQSEADAYAIEATMRAYRELPVENLKAMALAKMDSQQLMAMAFETLALNSGKIGELNITPDLFSQFMKKGSK
- the tet(H) gene encoding tetracycline efflux MFS transporter Tet(H) yields the protein MNKSIIIILLITVLDAIGIGLIMPVLPTLLNEFVSENSLATHYGVLLALYATMQVIFAPILGRLSDKYGRKPILLFSLLGAALDYLLMAFSTTLWMLYIGRIIAGITGATGAVCASAMSDVTPAKNRTRYFGFLGGAFGVGLIIGPMLGGLLGDISAHMPFIFAAISHSILLILSLLFFRETQKREALVANRTPENQTASNTVTVFFKKSLYFWLATYFIIQLIGQIPATIWVLFTQYRFDWNTTSIGMSLAVLGVLHIFFQAIVAGKLAQKWGEKTTIMISMSIDMMGCLLLAWIGHVWVILPALICLAAGGMGQPALQGYLSKSVDDNAQGKLQGTLVSLTNITGIIGPLLFAFIYSYSVAYWDGLLWLMGAILYAMLLITAYFHQRKTTP
- a CDS encoding IS3-like element ISPpy1 family transposase (programmed frameshift) → MTKVRKRHNAEFKSKVAVEAIKEHKTLNELTTEYGVHATQISNWKKQALAVIPTAFNTKQQANEQAQQAIIDELHRQLGQVISERDWLKKKFLTATLSTRKQLLEPDNKDFSVRKQCELLSINRSSLYYQPKPISELDITLMNLLDQQYTKTPFYGVKRMTAYLRQLGYQVGEKRVRRLLRQMGLDAIYQHPNTSKPNSEHQVYPYLLRHVPISRCNQVWSTDITYIRLAKGFVYLMAVIDWYSRYVLDWSLSTTLEADFCVDTVSSLLHNGLRCEIFNTDQGSQFTSPRFTRPLIEQGIAISMDGRGRALDNIFVERLWRSVKYECVYLRQFETVSQARAGLKEYFEFYNHERLHQSLDYHTPAQVYLANNSSDNKSFYQPNSILIL
- a CDS encoding NUDIX hydrolase, whose translation is MNEQDFLASYNRRDFLSPLITIDAVLFTYHEEQLKVLLVKRGEHPEKGKWGLPGGFIDEVQDKCLEDTVLRKLKEKTGVIPPYIEQLCSVGNSQRDVRGWSVTVCYTALIAHQACEAHIDTVDSVMWCPIDEIAQQSLAFDHHKLIVQARERLKQKSLYSIVPGFALPEVFTLPELQHVHEILIGKEIQKKSFRRRIEQADLLIDTGEKRAERGRPASLYRLKEASADYRFIRNLEF
- a CDS encoding diacylglycerol kinase catalytic domain-containing protein; protein product: MQRNEDFRFVLVMRKSRLQELIERFNTWSQAKFYLEHNNVEVKDYLNEHNLYQKQLTEAELILKSLGRFQLLERGLLPSYQFSPHDIVVVIGQDGLVANTLKYLNGQPIIAINPDPSRWDGKLLPFEIGQLKETVINTINKKMPFKTVTFAQATTNDGQSLLAVNDLFIGPKSHTSAQYILQWNGAEEVQSSSGIIVSTGLGSTGWFQSILAGAMAITGEASHPLLQGFSWSDRKLQFSVREPFPSRTTGVALTFGTIEPDSPLQLGSLMPENGVIFSDGIEDDYLQFNAGCIAHIGIADIQGQLISQKGRQRI
- the tetR(H) gene encoding tetracycline resistance transcriptional repressor TetR(H), encoding MAKLDKEQVIDNALILLNEVGIEGLTTRKLAQKIGVEQPTLYWHVKNKRALLDALAETILQKHHHHVLPLPNETWQDFLRNNAKSFRQALLMYRDGGKIHAGTRPSESQFETSEQQLQFLCDAGFSLSQAVYALSSIAHFTLGSVLETQEHQESQKEREKVETDTVAYPPLLTQAVAIMDSDNGDAAFLFVLDVMISGLETVLKSAK
- a CDS encoding plasmid replication DNA-binding protein produces the protein MNISVSEASKRWGVSRTTIYKKIDDGELSRNSDKKIDTTEMLRVFGNPPSTERTEQNGNNVHWTPVNSEAEQENVQLKHQLEMEKLKNVYLQQQVDHHKQLVENYQKQIDQLSKSLDKANASIQDFAQTKLLEMKSSLSTDPQPQSEPKIEDTPVDGPQDPKLPKEPATPQLDAKKEGKRGWFTWLK